Below is a genomic region from Nocardioides panacis.
CGATGAACCCGATCCGCTGGTCGTCGCCCCAGTCGAGCTCGGCGTCCTGGACCAGGCCCCGCGCGGTCTCGCCGACGGCGAGGTAGGTCTGCAGCGTGCGGCGGAGCATCGGGTTCTTGGCCCAGCCCTCGTCGGAGAAGCGCCGGTCCTTCTCGTGCGGGGCCAGCTCGGAACGGCCCGCCCCCACCCGGGCCAGCTCGACGGCGAGGTCCTTGGTCCGGCCGGCCACCTTGCCCGGCCGCCGGGCGAGGTGCGTGGTGAACCGGACGCCGGACATGCCGGGCACGAACCGCCGCAGCGGGCTGCGGGCCGCGTCCCCGAGCAGCAGGTCGAGGGGGGCGGCGGAGTCGGTGCCGTCGGCGGTGTCGTCGGCCTCGCGCATCCGGCCGTCGGCCTGCTCGGACGCGGGCGTCGTGGCGGCGCTCACGCGTCGTCACCCTCGGGTGCGCTGACCTCGCGGCGCAGGATCTTGCCGGTCGGGCCCTTCGGGAGCTCCTCGACGATCCAGAGGTGGCGGGGGTACTTGTAGGCCGCCAGCCGCTCCTTGGCGAACTCCCGCAGCTCGTCCTCGCTGACCTTCTGGCCGGCCTTGAGCGCGACGGCGGCGCCGACCTCCTCGCCGAGGTCGTCGTGCGGGACGCCGACGACGGCCACCTCGGCCACCGCCTCGTGCTCGTAGAGCGCCTCCTCGACCTCGCGCGGGTAGACGTTGTAGCCGCCCCGGATGATCAGGTCCTTCTTGCGGTCGACGATGAAGAAGTAGCCGTCCTCGTCCTGCTTGGCCATGTCGCCGGAGCGGAACCAGCCGTCCGGGATGGCCTCCTGGGTGGCCTCCTCGCGACCCCAGTAGCCCTTCATGACGTTCTCGCCGCGGATCGCGATCTCGCCCACCTCGCCGTCCGGGGTGTCCTTGCCCTCGTCGTCGACGAGCTTCATCTCCACCCCCCGCACGGGTACGCCGATGGAGCCCGGCTTGCGCTCGAGGTCGGGACGGTTGAACGAGGCGACCGGGGAGGTCTCGGAGAGGCCGTAGCCCTCCAGCACGATGCAGCCGAACTGCTCCTCGAACTTCTTCATCACCTCGACGGGCATCGCGGAACCGCCGGAGATGCAGGTGCGCAGGCTGGAGACGTCGAAGGACGCGGCGTCCTCGACGTGCAGCATGCCGGCGTACATCGTGGGGACGCCCTCGAAGACCGTGACCTTGTCGCGGCCGATCACCTCGAGCGCCTTCTTCGCGTCGAAGCGGGGGATCAGGGTCAGGCAGGCGCCGGCGGTGACCGCGGCGTTCAGCCCGCAGGTCAGGCCGAAGCAGTGGAACAGCGGCAGGCAGCCCATCACGACGTCCTCGTCGGACAGCTCGACGAGGGTCTCGGCGCTGGTCGAGGCGTTGGTGGCGAGGTTGTGGTGGGTGAGCTCGGCGCCCTTGGGCTGACCGGTGGTGCCCGAGGTGTAGAGCAGCACGACCGTGTCGTCGTCGTCGCGGTCGACGACCTCGTCGTCCGGCTCGTGCCGGGCGAGCAGCTCCAGGAACCCGTCGGCCTCGACGGGGATGCAGTCGATGCCGACGGTGGAGGCCGCCTTGCCGGCCTCGTCGGCCATCGCCTCCCACGCGAAGACGACCGAGGCACCGGAGTCCTCGAGGTAGTACTGCACCTCGCGCGCCTTGAGCAACGGGTTCATCGGCACGACGACCGCGCCCGCGGCGAGCGCGCCGTAGAACAGCACCGGGAACGGCGGCACGTTCGGCAGGACCAGGCCGACCCGGTCGCCGGGGCCGACCCCCTTGCTCTTCAGCAGCGCGGTGACCCGGCGGGCGCCGTCGAGCAGCTGGTCGTAGCTCAGCACCAGCTCGTCGAGCCGCACGGCCGGGCGGTCGCCGTGGTCGCGGGCCGCGGTGGTGAGGTTCTGGGCAAGGTTGGTCACTGTCGCCTCCGGTGCTGCGGTGGTCGAGGGGCGTGCGGACGGCTGTCCCGGTCGGCCCAGGTCGTCCGGTCCACCTACCCACTGTGGCGGCGACCACACTCCGGGCGCCGGATGGTGGACCCTGGCCAGCGCGCCCACGCCGGTGCCAGGGTGAGTCACAGGGGTATCAGGAGTCGCCGCACCCGCTCCTGTCCGACGTACACGCATCGAGACTCGAACAGAGGCGGAGGCAGGCATGTCGCAGGCACGCATGAAGCACGGCTCGGAGAGCTTCTTCATCGAGGGGGAGGGCCTGCTCACCACGCAGGTCGGCGGACGCACCGGGGACGAGGCCGACCCGGTCAGCGAGTCGGAGACGCCGCGGGCCCCCGCGCCGCGGGCGCTGGCCGCCGACGCCGCGCCGCCGTTCCGGTTCTCCCGGGTCGGCCCCAGGGGCACCGCCCTGGGCGCGGCGGCGACCAGGAAGCTGGCCCGCGCGATGGTCGTCGGCGGCGGGGGACCCGGCGACGTGCCGGCCGGCTACACCTACCTCGGCCAGTTCATCGACCACGACCTGACCATGGACCGCACCGACGTGATGTTCGGTGACGACGTCCGCCCCGTCGACCTGCTGCAGGGCCGGTCCCCGCGCCTCGACCTCGACTCGCTCTACGGCAACGGCCCCGGCGACGCGGCGTCCGCGAAGTTCTACTCCGACGGCCTGCACCTCAAGACCGGTACGACGCTCGCGGTCCCGCCGGACCGCGCGAAGCCCGGCCACGACCTGCCCCGGGTGGGGAAGGGGTCCAGCAAGGCCGCGAAGCGCACGGCCCTGGTCCCTGACCTGCGCAACGACGAGAACCTGGTGGTCGCCCAGACGCACGTGGCGATGATCCACTTCCACAACCGGGTGCTCGACAAGCTGCCGGTGTCCGTGCCGCCCACCGAGCGGTTCACCCGGGCGCGCAAGCGCGTGACGCTGCACTACCAGTGGATGATCCGGCACGACTACCTGCCGCGGATCTGCCAGAGGAGCGTCCTCGACGACGTGTTCGCGAGCGGCCGCAAGCTCGTCGAGCCGGATGCGCCGCCGGCCTCGATCCCGACGATGCCCGTCGAGTTCTCGGTCGCGGCCTTCCGGCTCGGGCACAGCATGGTGCGCGCGACCTACAACTGGAACCGGCGCTTCCCCGGCACCGCCGGCTCGCTGGACTTCCTGTTCGCGTTCTCCGGCACCAGCGGCGACATGTTCGGCGACGTCCGGCTGCCCAGCAACTGGATCGCGGACTGGCGGCGGATGTACGACTTCCCGGCCGGTGGCCGGCCGGGACTCGCGGCGCCCGGCAGCAACGTCAACCACGCGATGCGGATCGACACCCGGCTCACCGACCCCCTGGCGGACCTGCCGCTGGGCTCGTTCGGCGGCGACGCCTCGATCCCCGACGGGGACCTGCGGCGCAACCTCGCGTTCCGCAACCTGGTGCGCGCCAACATGGTCCGGCTCGCCAGCGGCCAGCAGATGGTCACCCGGCTGAAGGCCCGGGGCGTCGACGTCACCGCGCTGACCCGCGCGCAGATCCTGGACGGCGCAGGCGGCGCCCGGCTGGACCACCTGACCGCGGCGGAGAAGAACGCGGTGGTCGCCCGGACCCCGCTGTGGTTCTACGTGCTGCGCGAGGCCGAGCTGAACGACGGGCGGCTCAGGGGCGTCGGCGCCCGGATCGTGGCCGAGACGTTCCACCGGGCGATGGAGGGCAGCCGGTTCTCGATCGTGCGGAACCCGGAGTTCCGGCCGTCCCTGGGGCGCGACGACACGACGTTCGAGATGACCGACCTGCTGTTCTTCGCGTTCGGCGGCAAGGCCGGGATCAACCCGCTGGGCGGCTGAACTTCCACCGGGTGCGCACGGCGATCCAGGAGAACGCCAGCCGGGGCGACCGGGTGCGCTACCCGTTCTGGGAGTCGCACGCGGTGCACGTCGAGGGGGGCTCGTGGAGTTCGAGGCCGCCTCGCGGGCCAGCGAGCTCGGCCACTACGTCACGGTGCACCTGGTCGCGCAGCGCGCCGGCGTCCCGGGGCAGCGGGTCTCGGTGGACTGAGCCGGCCCGACCCGCCGGTAGGGTCCGGCGGGTGAGCACCGAGTTCGACCGCGGCATCGCGGTCACCGCCCGACCGTCCGCGCCCGCGACGTACGACACGGAGCTCGGTGCCGGCTGGCAGATCGGCGCCGGCGTCAACGGCGGCCTGCTGCTGGCCACCCTGGGCAACGCGCTGGGCTCCACGTTCGCCGCGGACGGCGGCCACGTCGACCCGGTCTCGATCAGCGCCTACTACCTCTCCGCGTCGCGCCCCGGGCCGGCCGTGGTCAGCACCGAGGTGCTGCGCGCCCGTCGCAGCATGTCCACCGGGTCGGCGTCCCTGCTGCAGACCGACGACGACGGCGGCAGCGTCGAGCGGATCCGGGCGCTGGCGACGTACGGCGACCTGGCGGGCCTGCCCGACGACGTGCGCACCACCGCCACCCCGCCGGACCTCCCGCCGCCCGACCGGTGCGTCTCGGCCGCGGACGCCCCGCCGTCCTTCATGGCGCAGGCCGGGCTGCTGGAGCGGCTCGACCTGCGGCTGGACCCGGCGTACGTCGGCTGGGCGGTCGGCAAGCCGTCCGGCACCGGCCGGATCCAGGGGTGGCTGCGGATGGCCGACCCGCGCGAGCCCGACCCGCTCCTGCTGCTGCTCGCCGTCGACGCGCTGCCGCCGGTGACGTTCGACCTCGGCCTGCTCGGCTGGACGCCGACCCTGGAGCTGACCGTGCACCTGCGGGCGAGGCCCGCGCCGGGCTGGCTGCGGGTGGTCGCCTCCACGCGGAACCTGGCCGGTAGCTTCCTCGAGGAGGACGCCGAGGTCTGGGACTCCGACGACCGGCTGGTCGCCCAGTCGCGCCAGCTCGCCCGCGCGCCGCGCTGACCGCCGCTCAGATCCCGTTGAACCGTGCGGTCTCGATGGCCGCCTGCGCCCGCAGGGACACCGGCCACGAGGCGACGAACCCGTCCATGGCAGCGTCCCACGGCGGGGTGGCGGACACGAAGTCGCTGGCGACGGCGTCCGCGAGCGCCTCGTCCCCGTCGCCCAGGGCCCGGTCGACGAGCGCGAGCAGCCGGTCCAGGGCGGAGGTCTGCTGCAGCACGAACAGCTCCAGCGCCCGGTCGCGCAGCAGCCCCATCAGCACGAACTCGTCGCCGCCGGGCAGGTGCGCGAGGTGCGCCCGCAGCAGGTCGCGCACCTCCGGTACGTCGCGGCGCAGCGCCTCGACCAGGTCCTCCAGGCTCATGCCGTGCCTCGCAGGAACCGGCCCCGGGGCATCGCGTAGACGTAGCGCGCGCCGGGGTACTCGCTCAGCGACCAGAGCTGGTCGCGGGCGGGCCAGTAGGTGATGTCCTCGGGGCCGACCGACAGCTGCCACCGGTGCTCGACCAGCTCGCCCGGCCGGCCGACCCACACGCTGCCCAGGCGGTACCGCCCGCGGCTGGTGGTGACGAACCAGGTGCCGTCGACCACGGTCGCGCCCTGCATCCCGGGGACGCCGCCGTCGTCGAGGGTGAGCGGGACCGAGCGGCCGTCCGGCTCGGCGTGCAGCAGCGAGGACACCGGGTCGATCCCGTAGCGCACCAGGCGGGTGGACATCTCGCCCCGGCCGTACTCGCCGGCGACGAGCCGGTGCGGGCTGGTGCTCCGGTCCAGCGACGCGAACGAGTAGCGCAGCTGGTCCGTGCCGTGGCCGGCGTGCGCGTCGTAGGTGAAGCGCACCGGGAGCAGGTAGCGGTAGCCGAACGCGTCGACCCGGTCGCCGGTCACCCGCAGCCGGGTCGCGTCGCCGGCCGGCGCCCGCACGATGTCGTCGAGCCGGAACGAGCTGAACCCGCGCGCGGTGCCGGCGACGTGCACGTGGT
It encodes:
- a CDS encoding long-chain-fatty-acid--CoA ligase, whose product is MTNLAQNLTTAARDHGDRPAVRLDELVLSYDQLLDGARRVTALLKSKGVGPGDRVGLVLPNVPPFPVLFYGALAAGAVVVPMNPLLKAREVQYYLEDSGASVVFAWEAMADEAGKAASTVGIDCIPVEADGFLELLARHEPDDEVVDRDDDDTVVLLYTSGTTGQPKGAELTHHNLATNASTSAETLVELSDEDVVMGCLPLFHCFGLTCGLNAAVTAGACLTLIPRFDAKKALEVIGRDKVTVFEGVPTMYAGMLHVEDAASFDVSSLRTCISGGSAMPVEVMKKFEEQFGCIVLEGYGLSETSPVASFNRPDLERKPGSIGVPVRGVEMKLVDDEGKDTPDGEVGEIAIRGENVMKGYWGREEATQEAIPDGWFRSGDMAKQDEDGYFFIVDRKKDLIIRGGYNVYPREVEEALYEHEAVAEVAVVGVPHDDLGEEVGAAVALKAGQKVSEDELREFAKERLAAYKYPRHLWIVEELPKGPTGKILRREVSAPEGDDA
- a CDS encoding peroxidase family protein; this encodes MSQARMKHGSESFFIEGEGLLTTQVGGRTGDEADPVSESETPRAPAPRALAADAAPPFRFSRVGPRGTALGAAATRKLARAMVVGGGGPGDVPAGYTYLGQFIDHDLTMDRTDVMFGDDVRPVDLLQGRSPRLDLDSLYGNGPGDAASAKFYSDGLHLKTGTTLAVPPDRAKPGHDLPRVGKGSSKAAKRTALVPDLRNDENLVVAQTHVAMIHFHNRVLDKLPVSVPPTERFTRARKRVTLHYQWMIRHDYLPRICQRSVLDDVFASGRKLVEPDAPPASIPTMPVEFSVAAFRLGHSMVRATYNWNRRFPGTAGSLDFLFAFSGTSGDMFGDVRLPSNWIADWRRMYDFPAGGRPGLAAPGSNVNHAMRIDTRLTDPLADLPLGSFGGDASIPDGDLRRNLAFRNLVRANMVRLASGQQMVTRLKARGVDVTALTRAQILDGAGGARLDHLTAAEKNAVVARTPLWFYVLREAELNDGRLRGVGARIVAETFHRAMEGSRFSIVRNPEFRPSLGRDDTTFEMTDLLFFAFGGKAGINPLGG
- a CDS encoding thioesterase family protein, with product MSTEFDRGIAVTARPSAPATYDTELGAGWQIGAGVNGGLLLATLGNALGSTFAADGGHVDPVSISAYYLSASRPGPAVVSTEVLRARRSMSTGSASLLQTDDDGGSVERIRALATYGDLAGLPDDVRTTATPPDLPPPDRCVSAADAPPSFMAQAGLLERLDLRLDPAYVGWAVGKPSGTGRIQGWLRMADPREPDPLLLLLAVDALPPVTFDLGLLGWTPTLELTVHLRARPAPGWLRVVASTRNLAGSFLEEDAEVWDSDDRLVAQSRQLARAPR